A DNA window from Effusibacillus lacus contains the following coding sequences:
- a CDS encoding DUF2325 domain-containing protein yields the protein MGNLGPGELPQVCAWFGICPPGFRNPEKVPYPVLKSFFQKKALSSPVDAAKLIRQIRSEFPGLEDRVASLPWGCTIEDVQTIDKEADLGHVVAGLLLSEREDLKQLALQIMEENLPFELNPEQQKLAPPAANPLEKENRRLSRLVESLKNSIRKKEEKWQRELSKLRDEIKQLKKAVKAEAAKAKERVAVLERTLRQEQSLSRDASRALALAERNLGRTQEKLKKLEFENLQLRELNGSHKDTIRDLTEEVDRLNGLLSSPPARPEPAEPEPVKDFEADSVADSAESPGEYPPVVSGILQIPVRSRFGILSAEQGLDLFVSEKILYNIGAKDGDELEGHLVGEYAPGLPQYRYRVVRKQAGPSNQRELLGIVEERSGWIGVRDLHDDELFIPLHAYELPNVSIGDVVTVLFDITHPHNNRILTNHQHMPQEDVVPHRPRRKSGKPSAKSGDSAGGESAAKVEDSQAIEQTLEGLHVLICGAQSNMVTSYEEAIRSRGGTVKVLENQPASLQPLVAKADIIICNIHQISHPFFWVVKGEAVRQKKPLRYPISGGVSAILREAEMYAAGN from the coding sequence ATGGGGAACCTGGGACCCGGTGAACTTCCACAGGTATGCGCCTGGTTCGGAATCTGTCCTCCCGGATTTCGAAATCCGGAAAAGGTTCCTTATCCGGTTTTGAAGTCTTTTTTCCAAAAAAAAGCATTGTCCTCCCCCGTTGACGCAGCAAAACTCATCCGTCAAATAAGGTCTGAATTCCCCGGCCTGGAAGACCGGGTGGCGTCTCTTCCCTGGGGCTGTACAATTGAGGACGTGCAAACCATCGACAAAGAAGCGGACTTGGGCCATGTGGTTGCCGGCCTCTTGTTGTCCGAACGGGAAGACCTCAAGCAATTGGCCTTGCAAATCATGGAGGAGAACCTCCCCTTCGAACTGAACCCTGAACAGCAAAAGCTCGCCCCTCCTGCCGCCAATCCGCTGGAAAAGGAAAACCGGCGTCTGTCCCGGTTGGTGGAGTCCTTGAAAAACTCCATCCGCAAAAAAGAAGAGAAATGGCAGCGGGAACTGTCCAAACTTCGCGATGAAATCAAACAACTGAAAAAAGCGGTAAAAGCGGAAGCAGCCAAGGCGAAGGAACGGGTGGCGGTTCTTGAGCGCACGCTTCGACAGGAACAATCATTGTCCAGAGATGCCTCACGTGCACTGGCACTTGCAGAACGGAATCTTGGCCGCACACAGGAAAAGCTAAAAAAACTGGAGTTCGAGAACCTGCAATTGAGGGAACTGAACGGCTCCCATAAAGATACGATTCGCGATTTGACAGAAGAAGTCGACCGGTTGAACGGACTGCTGTCCTCTCCCCCTGCACGACCGGAACCCGCTGAACCTGAACCGGTTAAGGATTTTGAAGCGGATTCCGTAGCGGATTCGGCAGAAAGTCCGGGTGAGTACCCGCCTGTTGTTAGTGGGATCCTGCAAATTCCGGTCCGTTCGCGTTTTGGGATTTTAAGCGCTGAGCAAGGGTTGGATCTGTTTGTATCTGAAAAAATCCTCTACAACATCGGAGCGAAAGACGGAGACGAACTGGAAGGCCATTTGGTGGGAGAATACGCACCCGGACTGCCGCAGTACAGATACCGGGTTGTTCGGAAACAGGCAGGACCGTCCAATCAACGGGAATTGCTCGGCATTGTGGAAGAACGCTCCGGATGGATCGGTGTCCGCGATTTGCATGACGATGAATTGTTTATACCGCTTCACGCGTATGAACTGCCAAATGTTTCAATCGGTGATGTGGTTACTGTTTTGTTTGACATCACTCATCCGCACAATAACCGGATCCTGACCAACCATCAGCACATGCCGCAGGAAGATGTCGTTCCGCATCGCCCCCGTCGCAAAAGCGGAAAACCCTCTGCCAAAAGCGGGGACTCTGCCGGCGGAGAGTCCGCGGCCAAAGTGGAAGACTCACAGGCAATCGAACAAACGCTGGAAGGTCTGCATGTCCTGATCTGCGGGGCGCAATCGAATATGGTGACTTCCTATGAGGAGGCGATCCGCTCAAGAGGCGGAACCGTAAAGGTATTGGAGAACCAGCCCGCATCCCTGCAGCCTCTCGTGGCAAAAGCGGACATCATCATCTGCAACATTCATCAGATCAGCCATCCTTTCTTCTGGGTGGTCAAGGGCGAGGCCGTAAGACAAAAGAAGCCGCTTCGCTATCCGATCTCCGGCGGAGTTTCGGCCATTCTGCGCGAAGCTGAGATGTACGCGGCAGGGAATTAG